One Miscanthus floridulus cultivar M001 chromosome 11, ASM1932011v1, whole genome shotgun sequence DNA window includes the following coding sequences:
- the LOC136494487 gene encoding allergen Asp f 7 homolog — MAPRPRPSPPARAATLTLLVPLLLLASPSLSSSSSAAAAAAPSPPTVPATQRQAASASASDAPSPPPPPAHRHRHRHRRHRPPPPSPPPPPRRRRLNFGERLGIAFAGVAVAMQVVLGAFLALRAWQLRRLDTAEVSSSTPLT; from the coding sequence ATGGCGCCACGCCCGCGGCCCTCCCCACCCGCCCGAGCCGCGACGCTGACCCTCCTCgtcccgctcctcctcctcgcctccccgtccctctcctcctcctcctccgccgccgccgctgctgcccccTCACCGCCGACGGTGCCCGCCACGCAGCGGCAGGCCgcgtccgcctccgcctccgacgCCCCGTCCCCTCCTCCCCCTCCggcgcaccggcaccggcaccggcaccggaggCACCGGCCGCCACCGCCGTCCCCGCCCCCGCCGCCCAGGCGGCGGCGGCTCAACTTCGGGGAGCGGCTCGGGATCGCCTTCGCCGGCGTGGCCGTCGCAATGCAGGTCGTCCTCGGCGCCTTCCTGGCGCTGCGCGCGTGGCAGCTGCGGCGGCTCGACACGGCCGAGGTGTCCTCCTCCACGCCCCTCACCTGA